In Nicotiana tabacum cultivar K326 chromosome 11, ASM71507v2, whole genome shotgun sequence, a single window of DNA contains:
- the LOC107805244 gene encoding receptor protein kinase TMK1: MKTLIGLKLVTFLVLGISALFSGANSQENDASVMLALKKSLNSPQELGWLDPDPCKWDHVGCSDDKRVTRIQIGHKNLQGNLPTELSKLTELERLELQWNNISGPLPSLSGLSSLQVLMLSNNQFSFIPVDFFTGMSSLQSVEVDNNPFLGWEIPESLKNASSLKNFSANSANVSGKIPSFLSPDEFPGLVNLHLALNNLEGELPSSFSGLLLESLWLNGQKLRGGIDVLQNMTFLKEVWLHSNGFSGPLPDFSGLKDLEVLNLRDNSFTGPLPASLANLESLKFVNLTNNLFQGPMPKFKDSVSVDLTKDTNSFCLPQPGDCDPRVDTLLSIAKAMDYPRKFAENWKGNEPCADWFGLTCTNGNITIVNFQKMGLSGTISPEFASLKSLQRLVLADNNLTGTIPEELTTLMGLAELDVSNNQIYGKVPAFRNNMILKTGGNPDIGKDKSDVTSQGSTSPGGSPGSGSDSDAQASRKKSNRWIGIVLFSVIGGVFVLCFIGAAAFCLYRSKQKRFSQVQSPNTVVMQPRNSGSDNDSVKITVAGSSVVSVGAVSEVHTVSTSETGDIQMVEAGNMVISIQVLKNVTNNFSEENILGKGGFGTVYKGELHDGTKIAVKRMECGFIAGKGLTEFKSEIAVLTKVRHRHLVGLLGYCLDGNEKLLVYEYMPQGTLSSHLFNWREEALKPLEWTKRLTIALDVARGVEYLHSLAHQSFIHRDLKPSNILLGDDMRAKVADFGLVRLAPEGKGSIQTRIAGTFGYLAPEYAVTGRVTTKVDVFSFGVILMELITGRKALDESQPEESMHLVSWFRRMHPNKDTFRKAIDPAIDLSDQETLASISTVAELAGHCCAREPYQRPDMGHTVNVLSSLVELWKPSEQSSDDIYGIDLDMSLPQALKKWQSYEGSTHMDSSSSSYLPSLDNTQTSIPIRPYGFAESFTSADGR, translated from the exons ATGAAGACCCTTATTGGGTTAAAGCTTGTGACTTTTCTGGTTCTTGGGATTTCTGCATTATTTTCTGGTGCAAATTCTCAAGAAAATGATGCTTCAGTTATGTTAGCTTTGAAAAAGAGCTTAAATTCACCTCAAGAACTGGGTTGGCTTGACCCGGATCCATGTAAGTGGGACCATGTGGGTTGTTCAGATGATAAACGGGTGACCCGGATCCAAATTGGTCACAAGAATCTTCAAGGTAATCTTCCTACAGAACTCTCTAAACTTACTGAGCTTGAACGTTTAGAGCTTCAATGGAATAATATTTCTGGCCCTTTGCCTAGTTTAAGTGGTTTGAGTTCATTACAAGTGTTAATGCTAAGTAACAATCAGTTTAGTTTCATTCCTGTTGATTTCTTTACTGGAATGTCTTCATTACAATCTGTGGAAGTTGATAATAATCCTTTTCTTGGTTGGGAAATACCTGAGAGCCTTAAAAATGCTTCTTCCCTTAAGAATTTTTCAGCAAATTCAGCTAATGTTAGTGGGAAAATTCCTAGCTTTTTAAGCCCTGATGAGTTTCCTGGATTGGTAAATTTGCATTTGGCTCTTAATAATTTGGAGGGTGAATTGCCCTCTAGCTTTTCTGGTTTGTTGCTTGAGTCTTTGTGGTTAAATGGGCAAAAACTTAGAGGTGGAATTGATGTTCTACAAAATATGACATTCTTGAAAGAGGTTTGGTTGCATTCCAATGGATTTTCGGGCCCGTTGCCGGATTTTTCAGGATTAAAGGATTTGGAGGTATTGAATCTTAGAGATAATTCCTTTACAGGTCCTTTGCCAGCTTCTTTAGCGAATCTTGAATCTTTGAAGTTTGTTAATTTGACGAATAATTTATTTCAAGGACCAATGCCTAAGTTCAAAGATTCAGTCTCGGTTGATTTGACGAAAGATACAAACAGCTTTTGTTTGCCACAACCAGGTGATTGTGATCCTAGAGTAGATACATTGCTTTCAATTGCAAAAGCGATGGATTATCCAAGGAAGTTTGCGGAGAACTGGAAGGGGAACGAACCGTGTGCTGATTGGTTTGGTCTTACTTGTACCAATGGTAACATTACAATTGTAAATTTCCAGAAAATGGGGCTTTCAGGAACAATATCTCCTGAATTTGCTTCACTGAAGTCGCTGCAAAGATTAGTTCTTGCAGATAATAACCTCACCGGTACAATTCCAGAGGAGCTGACCACATTGATGGGCCTTGCAGAGTTAGATGTGTCGAACAACCAAATTTATGGAAAAGTACCAGCATTTAGGAATAATATGATTCTGAAAACTGGGGGTAACCCTGATATCGGAAAGGATAAGAGTGATGTAACTTCCCAAGGCAGTACTTCTCCAGGTGGTTCGCCAGGCTCTGGTTCTGATAGTGATGCACAAGCATCTCGTAAGAAGTCTAATCGATGGATTGGAATTGTGTTATTTTCTGTAATTGGGGGTGTCTTTGTGCTTTGTTTCATCGGAGCAGCAGCTTTCTGTCTGTACAGGAGCAAACAAAAGCGTTTTAGCCAAGTGCAAAGTCCAAACACCGTGGTGATGCAGCCGCGCAATTCTGGTTCTGACAATGATAGCGTGAAGATCACAGTTGCCGGATCCAGTGTTGTCAGTGTTGGTGCAGTTAGTGAAGTTCATACCGTTTCTACTAGTGAAACCGGTGACATTCAAATGGTTGAAGCAGGGAATATGGTGATATCCATTCAAGTACTGAAGAATGTGACCAACAATTTTAGCGAAGAGAACATACTAGGAAAGGGAGGCTTTGGTACCGTCTACAAAGGAGAGTTGCATGATGGAACGAAGATTGCCGTCAAGAGAATGGAATGTGGATTCATCGCTGGGAAGGGACTTACTGAATTCAAATCTGAGATAGCTGTTTTGACCAAGGTCAGGCATAGGCATCTTGTTGGACTACTTGGCTACTGTCTTGATGGGAACGAGAAGCTTCTAGTCTATGAATACATGCCTCAAGGAACATTAAGCAGTCATCTTTTCAACTGGAGAGAGGAAGCGCTGAAACCCCTGGAATGGACAAAAAGATTGACCATTGCATTAGATGTTGCTAGAGGTGTAGAGTACCTCCATAGTTTAGCCCACCAGAGTTTCATTCATAGGGATTTGAAGCCCTCAAATATTCTACTAGGGGATGATATGAGGGCTAAAGTTGCAGACTTTGGCCTTGTGCGACTTGCTCCTGAAGGGAAAGGTTCTATTCAGACAAGGATTGCTGGGACATTTGGATATCTGGCACCAGAATATGCAG TAACTGGGAGAGTTACAACCAAGGTGGACGTGTTCAGTTTCGGTGTGATTTTGATGGAGCTCATCACAGGAAGAAAGGCTCTTGATGAAAGCCAGCCTGAGGAGAGCATGCATCTTGTATCGTGGTTTCGAAGAATGCATCCGAATAAGGATACATTCCGAAAAGCAATCGACCCCGCGATTGACCTGAGCGATCAGGAAACACTCGCCAGTATCAGCACCGTTGCTGAGCTAGCCGGTCACTGCTGTGCAAGGGAGCCATATCAAAGGCCCGACATGGGTCACACTGTCAATGTTCTTTCATCTCTTGTGGAGCTCTGGAAACCATCCGAGCAAAGCTCAGACGACATATATGGCATCGATCTTGATATGTCACTGCCTCAGGCTCTTAAGAAATGGCAATCTTATGAAGGTTCTACTCACATGGATTCATCCTCTTCTTCTTACCTTCCTAGCTTGGATAACACTCAAACTAGTATACCTATTCGCCCCTACGGATTTGCCGAGTCATTCACATCTGCTGATGGCAGGTGA
- the LOC107805243 gene encoding U-box domain-containing protein 21-like — translation MIFWRRRKDKGAGKKKISRLNSCKELTIPSHFLCPISLDLMKDPVTLCTGISYDRENIEKWMEARNSTCPVTNQVLRNYDLIPNHTIRKMIQDWCVENKNYGIERVPTPRIPINSSQVSEICSRLMVETQRGNEKKCRELVGRIKILAKESERNKKCIVECGTGSVFAACFEKVSVEICADLLKDLLCGLIWMFPIGEEGKTKLGSAISLRCMAWFLKGEDLSARQNAVIVMKELLSYDQSYANDLMEIQDLAESLFQMVKVPICPSTTKASLMLIYSMVLDENSNKVVAKFVNMGLVSLVLEILVDAEKDIAEKALAVLDCFCNFQEGKEKAYDNGLTMPLIAKKIMRVSQMATECSISVLWKLCKSGHEISVIEALELGVFQKLLVVLQVGCAEKTKEKATELLKLMNIYKDRVDCFDVSTGFKYLKRSY, via the coding sequence ATGATTTTTTGGAGACGTAGAAAGGACAAGGGAGCTGGAAAAAAGAAGATATCAAGATTGAATTCTTGTAAAGAACTTACAATTCCATCTCATTTTCTGTGTCCAATTTCTCTTGATTTAATGAAAGATCCAGTCACATTATGTACTGGAATTTCATATGATCGTGAAAACATCGAAAAATGGATGGAGGCGAGGAATTCAACGTGTCCTGTAACAAATCAAGTCTTGAGAAATTATGACCTTATACCAAACCATACTATAAGAAAAATGATTCAAGATTGGTGCGTGGAAAACAAAAACTATGGTATTGAAAGAGTTCCTACTCCTAGAATTCCTATTAATTCGTCTCAAGTATCGGAGATTTGCTCGAGGCTAATGGTTGAAACTCAGAGAGGGAATGAAAAAAAATGCAGAGAATTGGTGGGAAGAATCAAGATTTTGGCTAAGGAAAgtgaaagaaacaagaaatgTATAGTAGAATGCGGTACAGGTAGTGTTTTTGCAGCATGTTTTGAGAAGGTTAGTGTAGAAATTTGCGCGGATTTATTAAAGGATTTGTTGTGTGGATTAATATGGATGTTTCCGATTGGAGAAGAGGGAAAAACAAAGTTAGGATCAGCGATATCTTTACGTTGCATGGCATGGTTTTTGAAAGGTGAAGATTTATCCGCAAGGCAAAATGCAGTTATAGTAATGAAAGAGTTGCTTTCTTATGACCAAAGTTATGCAAATGATCTTATGGAAATTCAAGATTTGGCTGAATCTTTATTCCAAATGGTGAAAGTACCGATTTGCCCCTCCACTACGAAAGCTTCACTAATGCTAATTTACTCTATGGTATTGgatgaaaatagcaacaaagtTGTGGCCAAATTTGTCAACATGGGGTTGGTTTCTttagttcttgaaattcttgtggATGCTGAAAAAGACATAGCTGAAAAGGCTTTAGCTGTTTTGGACTGTTTTTGCAATTTTCAAGAAGGGAAAGAAAAGGCTTATGACAATGGATTGACAATGCCACTAATAGCCAAAAAAATTATGAGAGTTTCACAAATGGCCACTGAATGttcaatttcagttttatggaAACTTTGCAAAAGTGGACATGAGATTTCAGTAATTGAGGCATTGGAATTAGGTGTTTTTCAGAAACTATTGGTGGTTTTGCAAGTTGGTTGTGCtgaaaaaacaaaggaaaaggctACTGAGTTATTGAAATTGATGAATATTTATAAAGATAGAGTTGATTGTTTTGACGTATCAACTGGTTTCAAGTATCTGAAAAGGTCATATTGA